The following proteins are co-located in the Nilaparvata lugens isolate BPH chromosome 14, ASM1435652v1, whole genome shotgun sequence genome:
- the LOC111052075 gene encoding glycine receptor subunit alpha-2 yields MPKPVELPSSCLPTISQIANSLLIYIILISTHTASSTSLTINDIMPEDPKQYDKMRPPKKDGNPTIVYFHVTVMGLDSIDENSMTYAADIFFAQTWKDHRLRLPENMTSEYRLLEVDWLKNMWRPDSFFKNAKSVTFQTMTIPNHYIWLYKDKTILYMVKLTLKLSCAMNFIIYPHDTQECKLQMESLSHTTDDMIFQWDPDVPLVVDENIELPQLQLVKNYTDDCSQVYSTGNFTCLEVVFVLKRRLGYYLFHTYIPTCLIVIMSWVSFWIKPEAAPARVTLGVTSLLTLSTQHAKSQASLPPVSYLKAVDSFMSACTVFVFMALMEYCLVNIVLGDSDAPRPPPPPEPPRNTDRIYNLAKENSRILPAPGVGVGGVGGPPLPPLLPPPPPPPPPRGPTAAQRARSRAINIDRFSRVFFPLLFFVLNCFYWIKFAEFL; encoded by the exons ATCATCTACGAGTCTTACTATAAATGATATTATGCCAGAGGATCCAAAGCAATATGATAAAATGAGACCGCCAAAGAAGGATGGGAATCCGACTATAGTTTATTTCCATGTAACAGTCATGGGGCTCGATTCCATAGATGAGAACTCTATG ACCTATGCAGCTGATATATTCTTTGCACAGACATGGAAAGATCACCGGCTAAGACTCCCAGAAAATATGACTTCTGAATACAG aCTTCTAGAAGTTGACTGGTTGAAAAATATGTGGAGACCAGattcgtttttcaaaaatgccaAGTCAGTCACTTTTCAGACAATGACTATACCTAACCACTATATATGGTTATATAAGGACAAAACCATACTTTATATGGTTAA GTTGACATTGAAGCTGTCATGCGccatgaattttataatctatccTCATGACACGCAAGAATGTAAATTGCAAATGGAGAGTT TATCACACACCACTGATGACATGATATTCCAGTGGGACCCGGATGTTCCCTTAGTGGTTGATGAAAATATAGAACTTCCTCAGCTTCAGCTAGTCAAAAACTATACTGACGATTGCTCCCAAGTCTATTCTACAG GTAATTTCACTTGTCTAGAGGTGGTGTTTGTGTTGAAACGGAGACTCGGCTACTATCTATTCCACACCTACATACCTACTTGTCTCATTGTCATTATGTCG TGGGTGTCATTTTGGATCAAGCCAGAGGCTGCCCCGGCTCGTGTCACCCTAGGCGTCACATCTCTGCTCACACTGAGCACACAGCATGCCAAGTCGCAGGCCTCTCTGCCACCTGTATCGTACCTCAAGGCGGTGGACTCATTCATGTCCGCCTGTACTGT GTTCGTGTTTATGGCACTGATGGAATATTGTTTGGTGAATATAGTTTTGGGGGACTCTGATGCACCCAGACCTCCACCACCCCCCGAGCCCCCCCGTAACACGGACCGTATCTATAATCTTGCTAAG GAGAACTCCCGCATCCTGCCCGCACCGGGTGTAGGGGTGGGGGGTGTCGGTGGACCCCCTCTACCTCCTCTTCTGCCCCCACCACcgcctcctccaccaccacgtGGTCCCACGGCGGCGCAACGCGCACGATCGCGTGCCATTAACATTGACCGTTTTTCGCGCGTTTTTTTTCCGCTCTTATTTTTCGTTCTCAACTGTTTCTACTGGATCAAGTTTGCTGAGTTTCTCTAG